A stretch of DNA from Vulcanisaeta thermophila:
ATATCCTGCGCCTACGGCATATCCTCAGTGCTCTCGGGTGCGTATAAGAGGTTCATAATTGCGAGGCCCGTGGTTGACGTGAGCACGGGGAAGCCACTAACACCCGAGGAGCTTGGCGAGCTGTACTATAAGGTTGCCTCGGCATACCTGGAGGATATCCTAGAGGGTTACATGGGTAAGGATGAAATATCGAAATTACTCCAGGAGGGTAAGGTGCTGGTCACTGACGTATCGTACCTAAGGGGCCGAACCTTTGATGACTCATTAATATTCCTAGATGACGCACAAAGTACACAGCCGGAGAACGCGGCGGAGATACTCATGAGGATTGGGAGGAATTCAAGGTTAATAATAGCCGGCGACCCAGTGCTCCAGAGGCCCATGGGTGTTGAGAAGGATGGAGCCACATTACTAAGGGAGGTCCTGCTTAATGAGGAGAATTCGGTGGTTGTGGACCTGGGCCTTAAGGACATAGTGAGGCCTGGTGCAAGGAGAGGTGTTAAGGTGGCCTTTGAACTTAGGATGAGGAAGAGGGAATTGAGTAATTCAGAGAAGCAGGTACTTGATTTGGTCAGGATCCACGCACCCGATGCCGACGTGGTGACTGTTGTGGAGTTTAAGCAGGAGAAGGAGAACCTGGGTATTAAGAGTGAGAATGTGCCTGACGTACTCATAGTGGCCAAGGAGGGGCACCTGGGCAGGGTTGTGGGTAAGGGCGGTGAGAGGATTAAGGCCATAGAGGGTGAGAGTAACTTTAGGATTAGGACTGTGGAGATGAACCTGGACTTCAAGGAGTGGATAAGGTCACTACACCCCATTGGCTGGATTAAGAAGCACATCGTGGATGTAGACTTCGCAGGGCCTGAGCTCCTGGTCACGGTTAAGAGGGACTCCTTTGGGGCCTTCGTGGGCCAAAGGGGATCCTACATCAGGCTCATCGACAGGGTGTTTAGGAGATTAATAAATGTGGGTATTAGGGCCATGGAGAGCGAGGGCTGATTAAACATTCACCAGTATTACGTACTTACCATAACCCCTCCTCAAAACCCTAAACCCCAACTCCTCAGCCACAATGGGTAGGTACAGGTAAAACGACCTCCTACAATGCTCATTAGCCCTGGCGCCGTAGTGCTCCTCATGCCACTCCGTGAAGCATGCCATGGTTACCTTAAGCTCCCCACCCCCACTAACCACATTCCTCTTACAATTCTGCATGGCATAGTTAATCAGGAAATTCCTAATATCATTAATGCCGCATTTGTGGCTTACCATACCGGGGTCGCCATTGTTAATGTTCACTAGCCCCGCTCTCATCATTGGTTTCTTAGCTTATTGGTTTATAAATTACTTACGCATAACTAGGTGTAGAATACTCCTTGTAGAGTCACTCCACGCTCTCGGGCTCCCTGAGGAGGAAGACCTCCACCTCATCACCCTCCCTGACCTTCATGCCCGCCCTTGTGAATACGAGGCCATTTACCTGAAGTAGTGTGTGGGTTAGTGAGCTTCCCTGCCTTGGTATTGCCTCCATCAGGTACTCATTACCCCTCCTAACCACCTTAACCCTGTACTGCCTCGCAATGCCCTCCTCACCCAACGACCCACGTACTAACTTGGCATTGACCCTGGGCTCTGGGAGCCCCACCCTCAACCCAGCCATTTTCTTAACCACCTTCAGGAATATCGTGGTCAATGCGTTCAATGTGGATATGGGGTGCCCCGAGAAGTTAAGCACAACCTTATTCCCACCCAGCACCGCAATCCCCGTGGGCCTACCAGGCCTCATTTTAAGGCCCCTTATGTAGATCAGGGGTTTCAGCGACGTCATTACATCAAATACATAATCAACACCACTGGGTCCCGTACCCCCCGTGGTTATTACTACGTCAGCCACCTCCAACCCCCTAACCACCGCATCCCTAATCATTGAGTAGTCGTCGGGGACTATGGTTTTACCCACAACTTCCGCGTAGGGCGTGTACATGCTTATGAATTGCGTTATCATGCTTGCTGTGCTCTCCACAACCTTACCATTAAGGACCGCGTTCAATACATCCTCGGGGCTCCTGGGTATTATTAACTCAGACCCAGTGGCCACTATGTAAATCCTAATCTTCCTCCTAACCCACAGCGACCCAATACCCAACTCCAGGAGTGCTGGTATGTCCCAGGGCATGATGAGTGTGCCCAACCTAAGGGCCACCTCACCCCCCTTGGCAAAGGAACCAGGTGGGTCCGTGTTATCCCACTTACCAACGCCCCTATGGATAACCACCTCATCACCCACCACCTCCACGTACTCCTCGGGAACCACGGCATCGGCACCATCGGGTAGGTAAGCACCCGTGGTTACGTAGGCCGCCTCCCCAGGGCCCACTGCGAAGTTTGGTAATGAGCCCACGCTTACAGAACCCACCACCCTAAGCCTCACGGGCGTTTTCGTAACATCATCACTCCTCACTGCGTACCCATCATAGGCAGCCTTGGCCCTTGGTGGTATGTCCATGGGCACCACGGCATCCCTTGAAAGCACCCTATTTAACGCATCCCATGTGTTAACCTGCTCCTCACCAACAGGCTCTATCAAATCCAGAGCCTTATCAACCTCCTCAATGTCGTGAAGGCTCACGAACTTATACTCATGGGGCTTCATACCCACCGGTCATTACCGACGCACCAATTATAAGGTTTATTTACTAAATTACTCAACTAATCACCGATGGAGGCTGGTGACGTGAGGGTTTTGGAGACTGCATACCAACTGATTAACTACGATGATGAGGACACCCAACCATTAATCCACGACTTAATGCTCAGGTACGGTGAGGAGTACGGCGTGGTTTACGATAAGGCGTGGGAATTAATTGATAACCTGGGCATGGACATTATTAAGAGAATAAGCCCTGAATTCATCGAGAGCATCATGAGTAGGATGAGGGGCATGGGCAATGCACTGTACCTCCTAAGGCTCGTGGGTTTCGGTGGTGATGAGGGTGTGCTCAGGGCACAATTCCGATTAAGTGGGCTTGGTGAGGGCTATGTCGAGGACTTAATAAGGGTTGGTGCGTTAATGCACAGGTCTAGGAACCTACTCTTCACACCCGAGTACCTACTGGGTAGTATGGTTAATGTAGTTGGTGAATTACCAAAACCCAACATACCGGAGTTATTGGGTAAATCAGACCCTCTGAGCCTCTCGGTCCTTGAGGCTGTGGCCTTTAACCTAAGAATAATCAACTGGATGTACAGGGCAATACACGGGGTGGACTTCAAGGAGGCCCTGATACGGGCTAGGATTAACGGGCTTTTGGAGAGTGTTGATGGTGAGCCTGTACTTAACCCCGTGGTTGAGCCTCAGGAGGTGAGGCTTGCGATTTACGAGGCCAAGGACTCAGGGGCCAGGTATATTAAGAGGGTTATTGCCCCACACGGTCAGTACATCTTCAGTAGGTTGATCAGGTGCGGTGTGGTCTACACAGTATTCGGGGGTGCCGGTAGGGAGTTAATAATCCTATGCCCCTGGGTAACACCCAGCGTCGGCTTAATGAAGTACCATAGTAATGAGGACAGGGTCATAGTAACCACGCAAAAACCCAGTGAGCACTTCATCAATGAGGTTAATGAGCACATTAATGAGTTACCCCAGAGGACCGGGTTCGTGTTTATCGAAGAAGGCGGTGCGTGGGTTATGAGGCCCAGGTACGTGAGTAAGTCCTTCGACTCCTTCCTAGACTTCCTCTACAGGTCAAACCTTGTTGTTAATTACCTGGACTAACTAGCCCTTGATCAAACCAATCACCAAGCCTATTATGAATGCGAGTGAGGAGTACGGTATAACGCCTATTATCTGCTGAGCCTTCGCATAGGCCACGCTGGCCTCATAACCCAATTCTTCGAGGATTGCCATTATTGTTGATGGGTGGACATAACCCAGGGCTATTAGTAATATCACTATGGCCAGTATTATCAGGGCCACGGAAATCAAGCGCCTAATTAAAATCCCCACCAAAAGGCCCAGTAAGAACAAACCCACTATACTCACTATCTGGGTCAACGTCAACCCAAACACCTCCATAGCAATCACTATATGCAACGCAAACCGCATTTTTAAAAGTATCACTCATCACTGTACGCCACCCCTTAACTTATTTATTGTGGACCTGAGTACTGTGGAGACCTCATAACCCTCCTCACGGGTTAGCACATGTCTACCACCAACGTGACCGCCCATGGGTATTACGTGGAAGTGTATATGGAATATTACCTGCCCAGCCTCGGAACCATTATTCTGAACAACCCTAACGCCCGGCGCACCCAACCCCTCCTTAACGGCTGTGGCGATGAGCTTTGTAACCGTGATTACACGGCAGAGTTCATCATTGGGTATTTCCATTAAGTCCCTATAATGCCTCTTGGGCATTACCAGGGTGTGCCCCCTACTCACTGGGTACTTGTCCAGGATTGCGATTACGTACTCATCCTCATAAACTACGTACGCATCCTCCTCCCTATTAATTATTCTACAGAACACACAATCCATTGACCATAGGCGTGCCTAGCACAATTAAAGTATTGCGTTATTAACAAATTCCTGCGAATGAGGACACCGACAGCGAGTATAGGCTTATGGCAAGCACCACGGCTAACGTGACGAAGAGCGCCAGGGCTATTTCATTAATGGTGCCCCTCGTTATCTGAATATAAAGGAGGTAGGCACCAGAGCCCGCCAATAATATTGAGAGTAACTCCACTAATGCAGTGGGTGCACTGCACGTGCCCAGCGAGCCTATGGAGACCATGTTCCAAAAGCCCATTATGAAGAGCACCAGGATAATCACCGCTATGACCGCAATAGCCATGCGCCACATGCTCGGTGTTGGGATCGATTGCGACACGACCATGGTTTTGATGTGTGATTTATAAGTTTTAAGCACAGCCTTGGTTTGGCTTAACTTTATATACAATGTGTTATTAGGGGCAGTGTCATGAGTACTGAGGGTGATTTCGGGGGAAGGGTCATTTACACAGGGGTGGAGAAATGCCCCGTGTGCGGTAGAGATACTCTGCATGTGACTGAGACGTTGTATGAGGACCCAGCCTTCGGCCAATTAATACTCTATAGCCAGCAATGCTCAAGCTGCGGCTTTAGAAGGGTTGATATTCAGTACCTGGAGTCCAGGGGCCCCTCGAGGCTTGTGTACACTGTTGAGGATTCTGAGGATGTTTACAGGACCTACATATTCAGGTCTAGGACTGCCACCATTAGGAGCCCTGAGTTGGGGATAGAAATAAGCCCGGGGCCTGAGGCCGAGGCCATGATAACAACACTGGAGGGATTATTACTGAGGATGCTAGACGTGGCTGAGCAAATGGAGGTTTTAAATGAGGATGATGAGAATACGATTAATAAGTTGAGGGAATTTAAGAACAAGGTTTCAATGGCGTTGAGGGGGAACCTTAAATTCACCATAATCATTGAGGACCCATACGGAAACTCCGCAATAAAACCACCAGGGGGTAGGGAGGATAGACTACGCATTGAGACCCTCAGCACTGAGTAAGGCTTAAATCCACTAGGCGTTATGGTTAATCAATGCCCAGGCGTAGGAGGTCATCAAACATATCGCCATTCATAGCCGCCGGACTTGTTAAGTTCAATGAGGCTAAGGAGATTGAGAAGATAAGGTTAAGCCCACAGGTGGTGATATTCCTGGGGATAGCAATATCAATAATCGTTATACTACTACGATTCCTAATGCCCCCCTGAGGATATTCTCTTAATACCACCCTCATGAACAGCCCTGATTATGTCCTTAAGTAATTCAGGATCCTCCTCAACAATGGTACCGGTAACCACGGCATCCGCACCAGCCACGGCAGCCTCCATGGCCTTCTCAGGGGATCTTATACCACCACCAACAATAACGGGCCTGGTCACTATGGACTTAACCCTGGAAATCATCCTAGCCCTCACGGGCTCCCTAGCACCACTACCAGCCTCTAGGTACACCATTTCGAAACCCATTAACTGAGCGGCGTATGCGTAGGCTAGGGCTATATCATCCCTATCGTACGGTATGGGCCTTGCGTGGCTCACGTAACCCACGGCACCACCATCACCAATGATTAGGTATGCCAGGGATATGGGCTCCAGCCTCCTAAACCTCTTAATGAGCAGTACCGCGGCCTGAACCTGGGCACCAACTATGAAGTAGGGATCCGCACTGTTTAATACGCTTAGGAAGAACACCGCATCCGCGTAATTACTCAGGTTAGCCACACTACCGGGGAATAGTATAATGGGTACCTTTATGAAATCCCTCAGAGGCTTCAGGTACTCATCAAGTTGCCCCTCGGACACGCCCAGGCTACCACCAACCATTATGGCATCGGTACCGTAATCCTGGGCCCTCCTGGCCAGTTCCAGGAATTCCCTGGGGCTTACCTTGTCAGGGTCCAGCAACGTCATGTGTATAGTGCCCAGCTCCCTAATCCTACCTAGTAAGTACTCCTTAACCCCCATTCCTAATTAACGAGTTTTTAATGGTTTAAAAGAATCACCATCACTCCTCAACGTAACCCTCCGATGAGTACTCCCCACTCTCATCCTCACTGCCGCTCTCGCCGCCCATGAGCTCCTCTATATCCTCACCAACGTACTTCTTAAGCTCCTCCTTACTATTTAATTGGGCCAGGGACACCGTAACCTCCCTAGTGGGCTTTATGATGCCTTGGTAGTATAGGTCCACGAACTTGTTGAAGTAATCCACGGGTAGTAACCCAGGGGCATAGTCAAACTCCGCCTGTAATCCACAATTGCCACAGTTAACGAGGACCTTCCCCTCCTTCTTATTGAGCTTCACATTAACCAATTGCGCACCGCAGTGTGGGCATGTGAATACCTTAGGCAATGTCTTCTTGGGCTTAAGCATTAACTTCTTACGGCTCTTCCTTCTACGACCCATTGCGACAGTGGCAACCCTTTAGTATAAATACCTTTCTAATAATTAGAATTGTAATGAGACATGCTGTGAATCAGCCTGGTAAGTTCTCGCCACCGGGGTAACGCGTAACTCTGACTCATCACGAGGGGATACGTTAGTAACCCCTTAATAATACTGATCCCAATCCCTCACGAAAATAATACTTAAAAATGCCCCACATAATACGGATTAATGCCACAAATTAACTATGCATTACTCACTGTATCCCTAGCCGCATCCCTCATAATCTCTGCCATAATGACCAAGGCAGCCCTTAAGGTGAGGGTAATAACCAGGGACGCCGCAATCCCAGCATTCATGGTGGGCTTCATGACATTAATGGGGGGATTAGCCACGACAATACCCTTCATAGCATTCCTAGGAACCTCAAGCGCCGTGACCCGACTGGGCTCCACAAAGAAGGAGGAGATTGGGGTGGCCATGGACATGAAGGGGAGGAATTGGAGGCAGGTAATGGCCGTGGGCTTATTACCAAGCTCCCTAGCCCTCACGGCGGGGCTGGCATACCTAATGAGCAATTACTACCTCTTCACAATACTATCCACAGCGGCCGTGGGCGGTATAGCATACTCAAACGCAGATACCTGGGCCTCGGAGATAGGTGTGCTGAGCAGGTCAAAACCCAGGTTGCTGATTAAGCCCTGGAAGACCGTGGACCCAGGCGTGTCTGGGGGCGTTACGTGGCTTGGGGAGCTGAGCTCCATGGGGGGCTCAGCATTCACAGCATTAACATTCCTAGGAAGCCTGTACATGCTTAGGCAGTTGAATGCCCCAGTAACCCCATCACTCACGTTGGCAATGGTGGTGTTCATAATGGGCTACCTGGGCGAGGTACTGGACAGCCTACTGGGTGGTTTACTACAGCCCAAGTACTACTGCCCAAGGTGTGGGGTTATGACGGACCACAGCGTGCACCAGTGTGGCCAGCTCACGATAAGGGT
This window harbors:
- a CDS encoding PhoH family protein, with the translated sequence MSSLLDKIKPMSIGQERLINALKDSRNEIVGVFGPTGTGKSLISCAYGISSVLSGAYKRFIIARPVVDVSTGKPLTPEELGELYYKVASAYLEDILEGYMGKDEISKLLQEGKVLVTDVSYLRGRTFDDSLIFLDDAQSTQPENAAEILMRIGRNSRLIIAGDPVLQRPMGVEKDGATLLREVLLNEENSVVVDLGLKDIVRPGARRGVKVAFELRMRKRELSNSEKQVLDLVRIHAPDADVVTVVEFKQEKENLGIKSENVPDVLIVAKEGHLGRVVGKGGERIKAIEGESNFRIRTVEMNLDFKEWIRSLHPIGWIKKHIVDVDFAGPELLVTVKRDSFGAFVGQRGSYIRLIDRVFRRLINVGIRAMESEG
- a CDS encoding molybdopterin molybdotransferase MoeA, translated to MKPHEYKFVSLHDIEEVDKALDLIEPVGEEQVNTWDALNRVLSRDAVVPMDIPPRAKAAYDGYAVRSDDVTKTPVRLRVVGSVSVGSLPNFAVGPGEAAYVTTGAYLPDGADAVVPEEYVEVVGDEVVIHRGVGKWDNTDPPGSFAKGGEVALRLGTLIMPWDIPALLELGIGSLWVRRKIRIYIVATGSELIIPRSPEDVLNAVLNGKVVESTASMITQFISMYTPYAEVVGKTIVPDDYSMIRDAVVRGLEVADVVITTGGTGPSGVDYVFDVMTSLKPLIYIRGLKMRPGRPTGIAVLGGNKVVLNFSGHPISTLNALTTIFLKVVKKMAGLRVGLPEPRVNAKLVRGSLGEEGIARQYRVKVVRRGNEYLMEAIPRQGSSLTHTLLQVNGLVFTRAGMKVREGDEVEVFLLREPESVE
- a CDS encoding HIT family protein — encoded protein: MDCVFCRIINREEDAYVVYEDEYVIAILDKYPVSRGHTLVMPKRHYRDLMEIPNDELCRVITVTKLIATAVKEGLGAPGVRVVQNNGSEAGQVIFHIHFHVIPMGGHVGGRHVLTREEGYEVSTVLRSTINKLRGGVQ
- a CDS encoding ZPR1 zinc finger domain-containing protein, with the protein product MSTEGDFGGRVIYTGVEKCPVCGRDTLHVTETLYEDPAFGQLILYSQQCSSCGFRRVDIQYLESRGPSRLVYTVEDSEDVYRTYIFRSRTATIRSPELGIEISPGPEAEAMITTLEGLLLRMLDVAEQMEVLNEDDENTINKLREFKNKVSMALRGNLKFTIIIEDPYGNSAIKPPGGREDRLRIETLSTE
- a CDS encoding preprotein translocase subunit Sec61beta, translating into MPRRRRSSNISPFIAAGLVKFNEAKEIEKIRLSPQVVIFLGIAISIIVILLRFLMPP
- a CDS encoding geranylgeranylglyceryl/heptaprenylglyceryl phosphate synthase, coding for MGVKEYLLGRIRELGTIHMTLLDPDKVSPREFLELARRAQDYGTDAIMVGGSLGVSEGQLDEYLKPLRDFIKVPIILFPGSVANLSNYADAVFFLSVLNSADPYFIVGAQVQAAVLLIKRFRRLEPISLAYLIIGDGGAVGYVSHARPIPYDRDDIALAYAYAAQLMGFEMVYLEAGSGAREPVRARMISRVKSIVTRPVIVGGGIRSPEKAMEAAVAGADAVVTGTIVEEDPELLKDIIRAVHEGGIKRISSGGH
- a CDS encoding DUF92 domain-containing protein, encoding MPQINYALLTVSLAASLIISAIMTKAALKVRVITRDAAIPAFMVGFMTLMGGLATTIPFIAFLGTSSAVTRLGSTKKEEIGVAMDMKGRNWRQVMAVGLLPSSLALTAGLAYLMSNYYLFTILSTAAVGGIAYSNADTWASEIGVLSRSKPRLLIKPWKTVDPGVSGGVTWLGELSSMGGSAFTALTFLGSLYMLRQLNAPVTPSLTLAMVVFIMGYLGEVLDSLLGGLLQPKYYCPRCGVMTDHSVHQCGQLTIRVFGNYEIGNEDVNLIVSLIVTILSIAITALLLNKFTPPVPAH